Below is a genomic region from Rosa chinensis cultivar Old Blush chromosome 5, RchiOBHm-V2, whole genome shotgun sequence.
CGTGTCATGCTGACATGGTGGTCCTGACCAATACGCGCGCGACATGTGGACAGCTGCTAAATTGGCAGAATTCTCAATTATGTTTCACGGTTCCGTTTGCTATCCGTTTCAGAACTAATAAACTAAAACATAAACAGAAGTCGAGTAGTGAAACAAtcagaggaaaaaaaatccccAGATCTAAACTGCTTAGCTCTTGTCTGTCAGATCTGAAAACTTCCAATCAGAGTTGGCTCATGGGTTGGAGTTGAGTGGAAAACGATTCCTCTGGGTGGCGAGACCTCCCAGAGCCGATGGTGCTTCGGGAAGCTTCTTCGAAGCTGGTGTTGATGGTGCCCTTACGGCGTCGTATCTGCCGGATGGGTTTTCGGAGAGGACACGAGGGGCAGGGCTGGTGACGGCGACGTGTACGGCCGACTTGCCCTATTTTTCTTGGTAAAGAGGAACCGTTTGAATACCTATCTGCAATTTTAGATTTTGTAGCAATCTGCGATTATGCCAACTTACCCATTTTCTCTTCTTATCTTGTGATTACGCCGACCTCAATGCCTATCTTTAAAGATGGTCCAAGCATAGCTATCTTTAGCAATTTCCATTTTGTTCATGATTTTTGTGACCAAACTTATGGTCCCAGCAATTTTGTTCTATCGGATTTTTCCTTGGTTGGGAAGGTTAATAATAATAGGGATTATATCTGTAGAAAACTGGAAATCTCCTTGATGATGCACTGTCTCTTTGTAGTCTTAGCTGGAAATTGGATTCTGGAAATTGGTTGGAAATCTCCTTCATTGTTTTTCTTATCTGTATTATGAATCTTCAAGTGAACCTTCGTGTGTTAATTGCTGGGTTAGGGTTATAAATTGAAGCTTTATGATTGCTTTTATGCTTATATTGGTTTCAATGTAAGCATTTGGGATTGCTGAATCAGATCAACTTGTTAATGGTGTTCCTTACGAATCCAGCTAGAACATGTAATGATATGGATTGTTGCGGGCCTGAGGCTGAATATTATGTTATTGAATATCAATAGTAATGTAATTGTACTGTAATGAATATCAATAGGATTTCTTAGAATTTGTTCGTAATGTCTTTGTTAAGGTGGTTTCTCCTAACTCTTCTTATTATGCTCAGTGTTCAAGATGAATATGAGGTTGTTCGGAAGGTTGGAAAAGGAAAGTACAGTGAGGTCTTCGAGGGTATaaatgtcaccaacaatgaaaaatgCGTGATCAAGATCCTTAGACCAGTCAAGAAAAAGgtgtgtgatttttttttaagctgTATAAATCCTACAGGTGTCCATGAGGTGTTTATATGTCTGCCGTATGTGTGTGTGTCAGAACAAGGTTTTTACCTTTTTGATGTATTGTTACCAAAACATTGGTAAGTAATAATAAATTTTGGGTATTCATGCAGACCTTTTAGATAAAAATATTACAGAATCTTtgtggaggtccaaatattgtGAAGCTGCTTGATATTGTCAGGCATGAGCTCTCAAAAACTCCTAGTTTAATCTTTGAACATGTCAACAGTACAGATTTCAAAGTGTTGTACCCCACACTGACAGATTACGACATTCGCTACTATATATATGAACTTCTCAAGGTTTCTCTCATCTGCTCCTCTTGCTACATATTCATTGTTTTTTCTATCAACTCTCATCCCCTTCCCCCCTTTTATACTTTGATAATTCTGCTGATGTGTAGAGCATAAATAGAATGGTCTGAGTGTAAAATATCTATTATCAAAACTTGTATTATCTCGGTTAGATTGTTGTTGCATATATCATTGTAGAAAAATAGTAGTTATGTGTGTAAATGAGTGCTTGCAGTGCAAAAATGATGAGGAAATTGTAGCTGTTCTAGCTCATGAGCTAGGCCATTGGAAGCTTAATCACAGTGTATACTTCTTCATTTCTATACAGGTATGTATGCTATAGTTTTTCTTGCAAATGTATGTCATTTTAGAAACTAGTAACATTTATGGCCGGTTGACTCTAAGTAAGCTCTTCAGTattgttgtgtgatttttcTTCATTGGTGCAGATCCGTACGCTGTTACACTTTGGGGGATATGCTCTCCTGAGAAACTCCAGCAGTCTGTTTCATACTTTGGGGGATATGCAGTCCTACTTTGTTGAATGGTCATTCGATGGGTTATAATAATAATGTGCTTCAGGGAAGCACCTTAAGTGGCTCAACATCAACAAATACAGATGACAAACCTTACGTGACATAAAAAGGTTAAACAAATGATCCAAACCTGGCTTGGTTGAGAATATGATCCGAATGGATGGTTTGGGACATAAGTGCTTCCAGATGTATGCTATGATCATAATGTACGATTAGAACTTTTAATTtagattctaaaaaaaaaatgtctaatTAAGTAATTGTAAGTACTTCAACAATGAGATCAACCAATACCTGACTCAAAAACATGCTAGTAAAAGAAACATTTGGCTGATAGAATGCTTTAGAATCAGAACCCtacaataaataagaaaattagCTTACATAATTTTTAGTATAAATGAGATTCAAAAGAATCATAAAACTAACATACCATTTGGTCAATCATACTTGAACTCCTCAACACATTCAATGTGTTAAAGAAATTTGAATCATATGGTACGTGAAGGGAGGCCTGTAAATTGGAATCGTAAAATATTTAGGCTAGACAATGGAACACAGAAAGGTGAGTATCAGACATAAACAGCTTACTTGATTAGGTGGAGGCAAACATCCCTGAGTATTGATTGTCGACAAGCTCATAGATGGATAAAGCTACAAAATTTTGATCGAAAAATTAGTTTTTAGGATATATCCAATAACTAAGATTACTTAAATAAAGGCAAACTAAGTGTCAATCAGACATATTAACTTGCCTGATTAGATGGAGGCAAACATGGATGCACATTAGTGTTTGACAATCTCGTGCAAACCTTCTTACTAGATGAGACCGGATCTTCTGCTGGCCTCTCCTTTTGTTTCTTCTCACTATTACCTTTAGTAGATGAGACTGGATCTTTTGCTGCCCTAACCTTCTGTTTTTGCTGCTTTCCCGTACCGTCTTTTTTACTAGATGACACCGTATTCTTAGATGTATTCTTGTTTCGCTTCTCCACAGATGCTTTCCATCTATCATTACTCATCCCTTTTGGCCTTGCACATGGGGGATCCAATACTGGTGTCTCATTAACTGGGCAGCCACTTTCATTATCATCAGAAATAACATCATTCAAAGCCTCATTGCTTTCTTTGTGATCAAATCCTTTTGACTCTAGCTCATCTTTTTCAATTAATTCTTCCATCTCTTTCAACTTTTGCATTGCAATTTTACTACCTTTCTCTGTCATTGCAGCCTTGCTCAATATATCATAAGCTTTTCGAACCATATTATTTCGACGCAATACAACTGATGGTTTATCCTTTTGTTGTAATAATGCTTCATGTTCTTGTGCCCCAATTCCAGATTTTGCATCCTTTTTCCAACGCTTCAATATATATTGGGGTGGTATCTTAGTAACATTCCTGACATTCAATACCCTTAGAGCATGACGACACAACAATCCCATAGATTCAAACATCTTGCAGCTACATGTGATTGTGTCATCTGAAGAGTTTAGCTTCACAACATAAATTCTATTGCGACCCTCCTGACTCAATTCAAAAGTATGTACAGTTCCATTAGTATCAACTTCATCCATCTTGAATGCCATGCTAGCGGTAAGCTCAGTCccaaataaattataaatttttcttGTATAAACTTTACCAGCATGATATAGTAGTTTAGTACTCCTCTTAGCAGTAGAAGGTACGCCATTTGTGCAACGAAAAGTCTCTTCTAATTCACTTGAGCGTGTGGCTTCTACTTGCTTATCATAGTGATGTACAAATTCAATAAGCCTCATTCTTGCAGCAGATATATGATGGAACACATTATTTGTGCTCTCACTTCTTTGTGAAGCTTGAATTCTAGCAGAAAAAGTGTCTAAGGTGAAGGCCGCACACCATTTTTCCCGTAGTGTATATAATCTCTTCAACCATTCATTCTCTGTAACATTAAATGTCACAAGTAACTCATCCCATGTAGACTGAAATTCTGCAACTGTTTCACAACCATAAAGACACTTATTGAACATCTTCTTAAAGTCAGGGATTCCTAAGTAGCTTGCTATATGTCTTGTTGCATTCAACGATATATGCCACAAGCATAAACGGTGACAAGTATCAGGAAAAACATCTCTAATGCCATTTGCCATTGCTTGACATTGATCAGTATAAATAGTCTTTGGTGGTTGATTTCCCATTGACTCTAAAAATGTTTCAAACAACCAATTAAATGAAGCAGTTGTCTCATCCAATAGAAAAGCACATCCAAATAATACATTTTTCCAATGGTTATTAACACCCACAAAAGGAGCACAAATCATGTTGTACCTGTTGGTTCTGTATGTAGTATCAAAAACTAATACATCTCCAAAGCACTCATAATCAAGTCTTGATCGGCCATCTCTCCAAAAGAAATTTGTCATTCGATTTTCTTGATCCACTTGCACTGAGTAAAAGAACATAGGATCTTCAGTTTGCTTACGCTTGAAAAGATTGATTAAGCTTTGAGCATCTCCAGCCTCAAACATAGCCATTTTCTCATTATTCACAAAATTATAGCAATCTCTTTTCGTAAACCCAACATTCTGAGATCCGCCAACTTCTTCTGCTAAATATGAGTATGTCTTTATGGTCCCTATACGAGCATCACGCATGGTCTTTATCACCCCTTTATGAGCTTCAGACATTTTTCTATTTGATCTTAAAAATGGTCTCTCTTCTGGCTTAGCAAGCTCGTGATTGTGCTCAGCATGAAAGTGAGAAACTCTCCACATGTCCTCTGCTAATGTAAATCGGATCATGGCTTTGCAACCTGTTCTTGTATCTAGCCTATCAGCCCTTTTGGTTTCTGAAGGATCACTATCCTGTTGAAAACCTTCTTTTGAACACATGAAGTTAATTTGTCGAACAACATTCTTTGCATCTCTTctcttttttccctttcgaACACTAAACCCAATTCTTGTAGCATAACTATTATAGAATTCATAGGCTTCCACTTCACTACACACCATCTTTCCAAACaaatcatcttcatcaaaaCTTCCTTGACGATTCACAATGCTTGGATCTTCCCGGTTATTACCTTCATTATTCTCATCATCACTTTCCACATCAATGACTATAATTATATACAAgaataagaaaagaaagttaGAACCAAAGTAGTGAGGCAGGTAGACATGGCAGCTAATTATATATCAACCAAGACTGTAGTATTTTGCTATATATATAGCTTTACTTACATTCTGATATCAACAATATATggccataaatatatatatatatatatatatatatcaaccgTAGCTACTCAAGTATAAAAATAGCTTATCAACAATggccataaatatatatatatatatatatatatatatatatatatatcaaccaGTACCGTAGCTACTCAAGTATAAAAATAGCTTTATAGCTTTATAGCTATATGATTGAAAAAATAGTTTTGTGATGGATGTTTCCCAAGTATTTTGCTATATAGCTTTACTCACATTCTGACATCAACCAATgcccataaaaaaaataaaaattcataatGCTTTATAGCTTCAATACCATTATGTATACCAGTTGGAGAATCTTCACCATTTGAAGAGGATCATATCTACTTCACTCATATCCACAAAGAACTACCGTTAACTAAGGATCTTATGGTGTGTATTTTGTAAAAGATTTTTGTGATCAAACAAATCTCCAATCTAAAGGGACTGCTGTGTTTAAGTCATAGCATATGATGTCAAAGGGACTGCATGTTTAAGTATGCTATGACAAAGATAAAGTGATGGAAATTAAGAAAGAAGTTGCCTTTTCAGTTTTTCTCTTCTGAATGGGAAAAGCTGGAATCACAGCGgttgccaaaaaaaataaacaaatcccCAATCTAAACCTACCAAGGCCACCTTCGTCTTCAACAGAGATTACTGGTTTTTTTCCAACAGCTAAGGATATATACAACAGCtaaggatatatcccaaatttAAAACCAAGCGTAACCCTAAAGTGGACTAAATATTCAATCCGATccctaattatatatatatatatatatgtcgatTGCAAAAACGATCCTATAGCTAGATATATCGACACCATAAATTACATataaaagaagaatgaaaaagaacaTCAATAGACCTACTTTCAATTTTCAGTAGTTATTTGAATGATTTTTCATTGATGACAACGTAGAATAAGGAGATAAAGTTTAACTTACTTGTATCAATTGCCATTGAAGATATTTGCTGAAGACCTCTCTTCTCCCGCTTCAGAGTTTTCTTTGAGATTGACTGTTCAGTAGAATAGAAGTGGTTTAGGTTTTTAGGTTTGAGACTCTTCAATTCTAAACGGCAAGCAAACGGAACCGTGAAACATAATTGAGAATTCTGTCAATTTAGCAGCTGTCCACATGTCGCGCGCGTATTGGTTGGGACCACCATGTCAGCATGACACGTGGTGGTCCAGGACCACTTAATAATTTCTCGCAGAATGTAATgtggggagtgcaaatttcactcccctttttATATTTGTGCTAATAACGagattattttattaataaggaCAAACTTTAATGAGCTGTCATATGTcatgttttttattatttatttatatatatatatatatatcacatcaACAACTCATAATTACAACAACCAGTTTTCCTTGAGTTCGTCTTCTTTAGGTATCAATTATTGATTAATGGTTGTTGCCTATTTCTtaggtattttttttctttgtagaGAGGtaaaattaaatgtaaaattgtaaaaaaattgaaagagattcatagagtaaatttggaggtgtGAATAGAACTACCTCTTTACAAAGTGAAGTCTCACACACACGACATTTTTTTAACCTGATTAACACTGATGCACATGGATCAGTTGTTGTGTCCTAATGTGAACAACAGAATAAGTCTAATGACTATGGTATTATCCGTGTTTTGAAATTCTGTCACACGTGTGTGAAAAGCTATATAATATAGTGTTAACGTCTTCGATCTCTTTAGTTGACAGTAAATTATCTGGATATATAGTTATCagtaatatattattatttctctTACTTACCATCAAACCAGCTTAACACTTGGGTCCTGCTTGCGTGAACAGCCAAACATCGTTTGTGAAAAAATTGCTGCAGAACTTTCTTCAACTATTTCCCCGAAACAGCTAACAGGAGACTATCAAAACAATATCATCAGAAATCTGTTGAGGAAACCACGCAAGTGTTCCATCTTGGTCTCAAGAGGTGGCCGAATGAAAGAAATAAGATAACAGTGAATTGGCCGGGCACACGAATTCCCACCAGAGATATACCAGTAGGTGGCAATGAAAAGTGGGTTTTAAACCTGTCAAATCTTCCGATTTAAATGCGGTTTATATTTGATTGAAGTCAAATATAGATGAAAGTTCCACTGAACCTCATAGCAATTGCTTCAAACTAAATAGATTTTCCGGAGTCTGTGaatttgtttctgggtttgtaAATGGTCAATTGATATAACTTGCAAGTAGATACAACTTACTGCACTCTCTTTGGTTGGTCGCTCTTCACCATTTCTTCTGTACATCATTTGAGACCTCATTAGTTTAGTATGTCCCAATCAAATTCCTAGCTTCTACGtatggatttgatcaaggaTGGATTCGTGTGCAGTGCAGCTGTGGGCTAATCCTTTTCTTCCAGTCATCTTTATCAACCGATTTTGAACTCAATTAATAACATTAGTTAATTACAGAAGGAAATTCAAATAACTAATCTTCTCAAGGAAAATAATGAGAAATAAGAAGGAAACTGGGCACCACTAAGAGAAGCAATTCTTCAAGAAATCATGTAAAATTCTGTATAACAGCCGGCCATCGTATAATTTGCATTGGACTGTTGAAAACCAGATAACTAACCACATCTCTTGGAAACTGGTTGTTATGACCTTTCGGGTTCATTAATAAAACTCGCTATCGTAAAAGCAGTTGAACTTTCTGTGCATTAGGGTTACTCATTATAGTAAAGTTTCCCCTCAAGTTCCTGAACTAATCCCCCAGTTAATAGCAACTCTCGATTAGCTATAAATAACGCATTTCGGAGAGCAAAGTTATTTATCTCCAAAACCAACATCCTTTAGAGTTAAGACACAGCTTAAATTACATACCTAAGTTTACAGTTAAGCATGCCTTCTGCTCAGGACATGTTTGGGAAGGGTTCGAACGTACAAGGTAGCTCAGGAAATGGTAGTGTCTCTTCTCCACCATCTGGTCAACAGGTACGGGGCAGACCGAAAACGAAAACCAGGCATGGCAATTAAGCCATATGTTTTCAGGTCTCTGTAGCCTGTTCTTTTACTTCTGTCgtctgtgtgtatatatatgtatgtaggTTGATCAAACATACTTGGATTCTTggtaaccaaaaaataaataaattgttaCCATATGTGTGTGGGCTATACAAACAGATTACATTTGCATTTATAAATCATTTATTCTTTGTACAAATTTCAATACGATTCAAACGTGTAAACATTTAGTTTCAGTTGTTATACATTATTGTAGTGTGAGAATCCCACTTGTAATGGAAAGAAGAAATACAATGTAtttattatttcattttgttaTAAACTACGTTGTTGTTGATTCATTTCAAGTACGAATGTGAATCTATGCCTCTATATAATTTGTTTCGTGACCTCTATGAATGGCATCTACGAAGAGCAAGAGGAAGAACCATGAAAGCTTGattctaaacttctaattcaCATGGAGGTTGACAACGATGGagggattttatttaatttggaTCACGAATGTCTTTTTTATATGATTCTAGTTGTCTTGTCTCCATTATTTCATCAGAGACTGTACCGTGTGCtacttggttttgattttcatgttgACATTACTCGTGACATTTATCCAAATGTCAACTTAATTAGCCATTTAGTGGTGTACGTGGTACGTACATATTGCTGTTGTCCGAGGTTAAACTCATCGATCTTTATGTATGTATACACATCGAGTACATCTTTTGGCATGAAATTTCTTAAGATAACATGCAATTGAAACATGTATTATACGCTAATACGAAATCCCGAATGTTCGTCGATCTCTCTGATCGTCAGTTTCTAAttttaaagattaaaaaattctttaaaaaaaatcaattaaatttGGGGATCAATAATGTCTAAATCGTCGGTTtgattaatcaaggcttgaggatAGCCGCACTGACCcttattaaaaaacaaaaaatgcaaaTGGACTAGCCTCCTTCCATGCTTGCGGTTTGGTGGTGCCTATTTCGTATTATCGGACGGACGAATTGTCTATGTTTTTGGTTTGTAGGAGTGGTCTCTATTAATATTTGGCAAGCTATTGTAGGATTCATGGAGGTGGGATGCGACTCgtggcaaaagaaagaaaaaaacatgttATTATAACAATAGTCATTTGGAACACACCtacaaataattcacaaattttGGAGAAAAGCGTGTAATAGGTGCCCACTATTATTGAGAAGTTTTTAATTTcccgaccaaaaaaaaaaaaggcaaagaaGTTTTTTAATTTCCCAGTATATTCCTTTGGGAATATTGGGAACAAAATCCGAGCGAAAATAGCGAGACTTTTTCAAATAAAAGAGAACGTGTGAGACGAATGGCGGGATTGGCGGTTTAGTGCTCATCCTGGGTTGCGTGAACAGCACCCAATCAACCACCGTCACTCCGTCAGTTCCAGCCGCAGCAGAATTTCTCATATATTTCGCAAACTGaaataaagaaataagaaaCCAATGAATTTTGGGTGCACCTGTTGTATACCTACGTCGACGATGAACAAAGGTTTACAGACCCATCTGTCAAACCTTGCGATCTTAACGCGGTTTTATAAACCTCTTAGTAAATCCTTCAAGACATAATGCTTACAATATTCCAGACTCTCTGCAATATTTTTACGTAGACATTCACAAAGTACGACCTTGTTGCCTTGTTCATCTGTCTGGTTAATTTTCTGCGTCTGTAATTGTTGTTGTTTGGTCAGTACGTTTTGACCATtaatttcttctttaatttgagATCTTTGTTGATCCACCTACATACAGATCTTGTTTAGAACTGTTTTGCCTAGCTTGCTTCTAGGTTTCTGATCACGATGCACTTGTGATTTGTGTGCTGGTTTGGATAAAGTACATTAGTCAATTTCAAGGTTttgaaatatcaaatattaaTCTGATTAAGGAAATTAACGAGAAATATGAGAGAAAGTACCATGAAGAAAATAGCAAATTTATCACGTAGATATTTTTTTCAGCCTTGCATTGAATCCCATGAGAATGTCCCGGTTGGTAGGACAGTTTGGTTTAGTTTCATAAAACTCATTAGGGCAAAATAAGTTGAATTTCATGTGTTGCTTGGATATTAGGGTACGTTACTCGTTATTGTAAAGTTCCCCCTAATTTCCCTGCCAAGCTCATATGTGTATAAATAGGCACATAATCAAAGCAGATAATTTGTATATCCAAAATCAGCATCCTTAAAGACACAAGATTAGTATCAACTAGTTACAAGCATAAACATGGCCTCTCCTCAAGAACTGTTTGGAAAGAGTTCAGGCGTACAGGGTAGTTCGAAGGGAAGTAGTGGATCTCAACCGACTGCTCAGGCGGTGTGCGGCAAATAAAAGGAGAAGCATGGCTGTGAAGAAAGGAGTTGTGCAGAATGATGTgtcctctatatatatggaGGTTTCTAGTTAGCTAGTTGTtgttatatgtgtgtgtgctcTATAAACTGAGTAGATTAGATTTATATGTCTTCATTCTTTGTACACATTTCAATTCGATTCAAGATGTgagcattattattatttcatttAAGTTGTTATAGTTGTAAGTTGAATTCCACAATGTGTAATACATAGAACAAATATAAtagatttattttatttcaatttgttCATAAATTGTGTTGGCTCAATCACTTCTAATTTCTTGGATGGGGAATCTCAAAGGAAGAGAAAAACGCCATGAAAGCTAGCTCAGTTCTAATATGGAGCGAAGCTTTTGACTCTTACTTTAATTAGGGCCTGATCATTAATATGGTTCAAGTTTTGtcttgtcttcatttttcaattaaaaCCTGCTGGGAAAGGACATAGATTTGCTGCTTTTATTTTCATTCTGACTTGTATAACGCTTTCTTTATAAATACTAAGCCGAAAGAATTTTTCACCCACTTTGGCTTGATATAAATGTCAACCCTGCACGTGGATTGATTTCAGGGCGTAAAAGTTCGAATGAATTTCTTATGGAGTGTCCTACGAAATTATACATGTGTAGCCTTTTGGCATGAATTCTTTTAACACTCGTGTGTGTGTAGTAATCCCGAActcttaatcttttttttttttgatgaaacaaagaaaatgcaAAGCTATAAAGTAGCTCCTCTAATACAAGTTATACAACATAAGTCAGACACATCAAAATACGAGGTATAAGCAACTGAAATAGGTAAAAGAGCAGGTCCAACCTCGTCACATCTATGGAATTACCTGAATGAGCCATAGAGTCAGCAAGAAAATTTACTTCACCGCAGAGATGTTTGAAGGAATTGAGTCAAAGTTAGCAGCAAGATGGCAGATATCTCAAACAAGAATACGAATCATTGATACTTTCTAATAAGATTTAGAATTTAGTTCCGCCTGCATTTTCCTAAAATCATGAAATTTAAGACTTCTTTTATAATTATGGTTATCTCAATCTCCAGTGTATCTTCAAGACAGATGAATGTCTACATCTCTAGATGTGGGTTCCGACTGTAGTAGTCTCCCTAAGACTATCTCCACTCTCCAGTAATGAAGCCCTTTTCAATATTTCattattgtttgattttttttttaatatatgatCTTATTAGTTTAATTATTCtaaattagatttttttttagatgTAAACGTGTATAATTTCAATATAAGATAAAAGCACCTATGTGGCATCGTTCATAACTTTCGTACAAGATAAACTAGAAGATGAGAAATGATACAATGGTGTTCTTAGCTGACATTGGCTGCATAGCTTCAAATTGCTAGCTCTTGAGGTTGAGAATAATGTTAGCGAATGATGTGTTGTTTAATTTATTGTATCTTCTTGTTCCCTCTTCTTTTGTAAAAAAGTCCCATATTAATGAAATCTTCAGAGTTTCATTAAAAACGAAAAAAAGGTACATTTCAGATTTAAGTAAATGGATAAAGCATTAATTAGACTCTATATTGTATTACTTGCAATTGATTAAATTTGTGAACCAGTAGGTGCAACATTGTTTCCGAGGAAATGTTTTATTGCTCTTGAAGCATGTCACCACAAGAAGTTAGCAGATGGTAACCAATCTCAAGATTTATGCAGCTACTCGAAAAAGATGACAAATCTTACATTATTCAAAACTTACATCATCTTGTACATGTATTAGACTACTATTGATGAAGGACTACCAACTTCTAATCCTCAACTATTAAAGgataaaaaaagaagtaaaaatctcAAAATGATACAAAATATACTTCCGAACATCAAACTCATTCCACTACTAGAAAAAGGGCCTAAGGGGACACATACAATGAGGACATATGAAGGATTTGTGCCTTTAGATGATAAATAGGGACTCAAAGAAGATATATGTCCCTATATCATAAAAGGGACAAATAATGTGTCCCCATTTAACAAAAATACCCACTGCGCACAGGCAACCAGAAGTAATACGTATTTGTAATGCATCAATCACTATGAATCCATgtctcatactctctctctctctctctctctctctctctctctctctctctctctctctctctatctctctctctctctctctctctctctctctctctccggagTGTCATTTCTTCTATTTTCAACGTATATTATTGTGTATTAAGTTTTCAGATGCCTAAACACTGTGAGGTTTGTACGCGCAGCGAGAAAAAGAAGCTGATAGAGCGAGCGTTTTCTCTCCCGGTCGGACGATGCCGGAGTCCAGATCTGAAGTTAGATCAGCATAGCCTCTTATGACAGTATGGACAAGGGTTTGTGTTTGGTGGACGGAAGATCTGCTGTGCTGCTCTCCGACGTCGGGGCAGATCTACTATCTACGACTCTCTACctctggttctctctctctgaaaacCCAAGGGTTGCAATATGTTGGGCTCTCTATCACTTTTACTTTTGAAAATGTTactcttttcttttgaaaataATTGCAAATATTTTGGCTTTCATGACTCGAATCAAAGAAAACTCTAGTTTGGATCCATGGTTTCTGTTTTGTGGAATGGAATAGAAACTCTATTTTGATAAtgggttttatttttattagttttaggcAGATTTCAAAATTATTTGGGCTGCATTTGATGTGGGAAACCCTAAATAATTAGTTTTGGGCAACAAAGGACCCTCCACTTCTCTATGTGTGTTTCCTCTTCTCTAGTGGTCTATCTCAATATGAGTGAGGTGAACATCTCATATTACTAGTGGTCTATCAGCATTCTTTGTCCATACAAGATATATCTGGGATTTGAAGCCATTGACTTCAAGCAGAACCATGATTGCAGTAGATTGGACATTGGTTTACAATTggtttcctcaaattttttgCTA
It encodes:
- the LOC112203823 gene encoding protein FAR1-RELATED SEQUENCE 5-like; protein product: MDVAFCELDIFFTPNTPLQGENIYMEEQSSSTSKDFHFIVEKDVQGSQNNGDTTNSSEDTFTHTTPVPISSEDAPEVNSNPSLILDNVLHDKSNPEPHNDIHDIPNLEPNDVVHNENTIHDEPNIESNDHIHSEVIDVESDDENNEGNNREDPSIVNRQGSFDEDDLFGKMVCSEVEAYEFYNSYATRIGFSVRKGKKRRDAKNVVRQINFMCSKEGFQQDSDPSETKRADRLDTRTGCKAMIRFTLAEDMWRVSHFHAEHNHELAKPEERPFLRSNRKMSEAHKGVIKTMRDARIGTIKTYSYLAEEVGGSQNVGFTKRDCYNFVNNEKMAMFEAGDAQSLINLFKRKQTEDPMFFYSVQVDQENRMTNFFWRDGRSRLDYECFGDVLVFDTTYRTNRYNMICAPFVGVNNHWKNVLFGCAFLLDETTASFNWLFETFLESMGNQPPKTIYTDQCQAMANGIRDVFPDTCHRLCLWHISLNATRHIASYLGIPDFKKMFNKCLYGCETVAEFQSTWDELLVTFNVTENEWLKRLYTLREKWCAAFTLDTFSARIQASQRSESTNNVFHHISAARMRLIEFVHHYDKQVEATRSSELEETFRCTNGVPSTAKRSTKLLYHAGKVYTRKIYNLFGTELTASMAFKMDEVDTNGTVHTFELSQEGRNRIYVVKLNSSDDTITCSCKMFESMGLLCRHALRVLNVRNVTKIPPQYILKRWKKDAKSGIGAQEHEALLQQKDKPSVVLRRNNMVRKAYDILSKAAMTEKGSKIAMQKLKEMEELIEKDELESKGFDHKESNEALNDVISDDNESGCPVNETPVLDPPCARPKGMSNDRWKASVEKRNKNTSKNTVSSSKKDGTGKQQKQKVRAAKDPVSSTKGNSEKKQKERPAEDPVSSSKKVCTRLSNTNVHPCLPPSNQLYPSMSLSTINTQGCLPPPNQGSDSKAFYQPNVSFTSMFLSQVLVDLIVEVLTIT